TTTACCGACTTGTCGTTTGATCGTCAACTGGCGTTCGCCGACGGCCTCGATGACCCCACTTTCAAACGGTTCGTTGCCGGCGCCCGCGATCAGCTCAATAAGACGAAACTGCCCGATTCTGTAATCAGGCGAATGGCTGCGCTAGGCCTGTAGAGCCGGTCAGGCTATACGGTGGTGCCTGCGGCCCTTGTTTTTCTCTTTTCGCCGAACCCGGCTTTTTAACATAGCACGAAATGGAGGATATCAGCTTCAGGCAAACGCTCTTCTATTGTTTTGCCTTTGTGCTCACCGGCTCCGCGCTCGGTGTGGTCTTTCATCGCAACCCCGTCAAGTCTGCACTTTTCTTGGTCAGCTTCTTTGTGACGCTGGCGGCAACCTATGCGCTCATCGGCGCTGAAATTCTCGCGACGCTGCAGGTGCTGGTTTATGTCGGCGCGATCATGGTACTGTTTCTCTTTGTCATCATGCTCATTTCTGTACGCGAAGAAAGTTTCGAAAGCCCCTTGAGTAACATCGGCCGGGCGTCCATCGTCACCGGTCTGACGCTCGCCTTTATCATTCAGCTCTTGCTGCTGTTGCAAATACGTTCGGGCCGGGGTGATCTGAACCCGATCGCGCAGCCGACAACCACGCTCGCCGCTGGCAAGCAGCTAACCGATACTGCGCAGGTAATTTCGGTGAGCCTGTTTCGCGATTACCTGGTTGCATTCGAGCTTGTGTCGCTGCTTTTGCTGGTTGCCGTCGTCGGCGCGATCATGATTGCCAAGAAAAA
The sequence above is a segment of the Turneriella parva DSM 21527 genome. Coding sequences within it:
- a CDS encoding NADH-quinone oxidoreductase subunit J — its product is MEDISFRQTLFYCFAFVLTGSALGVVFHRNPVKSALFLVSFFVTLAATYALIGAEILATLQVLVYVGAIMVLFLFVIMLISVREESFESPLSNIGRASIVTGLTLAFIIQLLLLLQIRSGRGDLNPIAQPTTTLAAGKQLTDTAQVISVSLFRDYLVAFELVSLLLLVAVVGAIMIAKKNRQTHE